A genomic segment from Spongiibacter sp. IMCC21906 encodes:
- a CDS encoding UDP-N-acetylmuramoyl-L-alanyl-D-glutamate--2,6-diaminopimelate ligase has product MAMEKTYPSAPKSLGDLLQGLPIEVAAIPVTGLALNSRDVQPGDVFLAVKGYSVDGRAYINDAISRGAIAVIADAPIDGSLYSLPVVEVSDLALRLSGIAGEFFAHPSRELKLIGVTGTNGKTSCAWTIAQLLEQLAEPCGLIGTLGSGRIGRLSVDGINTTPNAVLTQSLLRDWVDGGAHWAAMEVSSHGIAQSRVAALKFDAAVFTNLSQDHLDFHGSMESYAGEKAKLFSWPDLGLAVINRDDFYGRKLLAKSSAQRVLDYSLSDRKAAVFADQIECDIHGSRGVLRSEFGDVTLASPLLGSFNLSNLLASCTVLLGLGVEPSLLENAIPKLRPVPGRMECFQSTDGTLYVVDYAHTPDALDKALSALRPLAKGQLFCVFGCGGDRDRSKRSIMGEVASRLADQLIITSDNPRNEDPESIISEICKGLQGANYQVEVDRDRAIRLAVDSANAGDIVLIAGKGHEDYQEVHGQRFPFSDVQCLRSALAVEDSQ; this is encoded by the coding sequence ATGGCAATGGAAAAAACTTACCCCTCTGCACCAAAATCTTTGGGCGATCTATTGCAAGGCTTGCCAATAGAGGTGGCCGCCATACCGGTGACGGGTTTGGCACTAAACAGTCGAGATGTTCAACCCGGTGACGTGTTTCTTGCCGTTAAAGGGTATAGCGTTGATGGCCGAGCTTACATTAATGATGCCATCAGTCGAGGGGCGATTGCTGTTATTGCCGATGCGCCGATTGATGGCTCTCTGTATTCGTTGCCGGTTGTGGAAGTGAGTGATCTCGCTTTGCGCTTAAGTGGCATTGCGGGGGAGTTTTTTGCACACCCATCGCGGGAACTGAAGTTAATTGGCGTGACCGGCACTAACGGTAAAACCAGCTGTGCCTGGACTATCGCTCAGTTATTAGAGCAGTTGGCAGAACCTTGCGGCTTAATTGGCACCTTGGGTAGTGGTCGCATTGGTCGGCTTAGCGTGGACGGCATAAACACTACACCAAATGCGGTGCTAACCCAGTCACTGCTACGCGATTGGGTTGACGGTGGCGCTCACTGGGCGGCAATGGAAGTGTCTTCTCATGGTATTGCGCAATCCCGGGTTGCGGCCCTGAAGTTTGATGCAGCGGTATTTACTAATTTAAGCCAAGATCATTTAGATTTTCATGGCAGCATGGAAAGCTATGCTGGCGAAAAGGCGAAATTGTTTTCATGGCCCGATCTCGGTCTGGCGGTCATTAATCGCGACGATTTTTATGGCCGTAAACTCTTGGCCAAATCCAGTGCCCAGAGAGTGCTGGATTACAGTCTTTCTGATCGAAAAGCGGCGGTGTTTGCTGACCAAATTGAATGCGATATCCACGGTAGTCGTGGTGTGTTGCGCAGCGAGTTTGGCGATGTCACCTTGGCATCGCCGTTACTCGGCAGTTTTAACCTTTCTAATCTGCTTGCCTCTTGTACCGTATTGCTGGGCTTGGGTGTCGAGCCTTCGCTGTTAGAAAACGCTATTCCGAAATTGCGGCCTGTTCCCGGTCGCATGGAATGCTTCCAGTCTACTGACGGCACCTTGTATGTGGTGGACTATGCCCACACGCCAGATGCTTTAGATAAGGCGCTCAGTGCGCTTAGGCCATTGGCTAAAGGACAGTTATTTTGCGTGTTTGGCTGCGGCGGTGACAGGGATCGCAGCAAGCGTTCGATTATGGGTGAGGTTGCTAGTCGACTGGCTGACCAGCTTATTATTACCAGCGACAATCCTCGCAACGAAGATCCAGAAAGCATTATTAGCGAAATTTGCAAAGGCTTACAGGGTGCTAATTATCAAGTTGAAGTGGATCGGGATCGGGCTATTCGCTTAGCGGTTGATTCGGCTAACGCAGGGGATATTGTTCTTATCGCCGGTAAAGGTCATGAAGACTATCAGGAAGTACATGGCCAGCGTTTTCCGTTTAGTGATGTGCAGTGCTTAAGGTCTGCCTTGGCGGTGGAGGATTCGCAATGA
- the mraY gene encoding phospho-N-acetylmuramoyl-pentapeptide-transferase — protein sequence MLLLLSEYLSQHISGFAVFQYLSFRGILGVLTAMAISLLVGPGMIRRLNFHQIGQAVRDDGPKSHLSKSGTPTMGGALILVAIFASTLLWADLRNPYVWTVLIVTAIFGAVGWVDDYRKVIQRNSRGLPAKWKYFWQSVAGLGAAIYLYSIADSPVDTQLFFPFFKNLSWEMGAFSIVLTYFVIVGSSNAVNLTDGLDGLAILPTVMVGSALGLIAYLSGNVKFADYLHIAYVAGAGELIVICGALAGAGLGFLWFNTYPAQVFMGDVGALALGATLGTIAVITRHEIVFFIMGGIFVLETVSVILQVASFKLTGRRIFRMAPIHHHFELKGWPEPRVIVRFWIITVMLVLFGLATLKLR from the coding sequence ATGTTGCTGCTACTTTCTGAATACCTGAGTCAACACATCAGCGGCTTTGCGGTATTCCAGTATTTAAGTTTTCGTGGGATTTTAGGTGTTCTTACTGCGATGGCTATTTCCTTGTTGGTGGGGCCGGGGATGATCCGGCGTTTGAATTTCCACCAGATTGGTCAGGCGGTAAGAGACGACGGCCCCAAGTCGCATTTGAGTAAATCCGGCACCCCAACTATGGGCGGCGCATTAATACTGGTTGCCATTTTTGCTAGTACTTTGCTCTGGGCTGATTTGCGTAATCCCTATGTGTGGACGGTATTAATTGTAACTGCAATCTTTGGTGCAGTGGGTTGGGTCGATGATTATCGCAAAGTCATTCAGCGTAACTCTCGGGGCCTGCCTGCCAAGTGGAAGTACTTCTGGCAAAGCGTTGCCGGCTTAGGTGCAGCGATTTATTTGTACAGCATTGCCGATAGTCCGGTTGATACTCAATTGTTTTTTCCCTTCTTTAAAAACCTGAGTTGGGAAATGGGCGCATTTTCTATTGTGCTGACATATTTTGTCATTGTGGGCTCTAGTAACGCGGTCAATCTCACAGACGGCTTAGACGGCTTGGCTATTTTGCCTACCGTGATGGTAGGTAGTGCATTGGGTCTAATCGCTTACTTAAGCGGCAATGTGAAGTTCGCAGATTACCTGCATATTGCTTATGTTGCGGGGGCTGGTGAACTCATTGTTATTTGTGGGGCCTTAGCCGGGGCAGGTTTGGGGTTTCTTTGGTTTAACACTTATCCCGCACAAGTATTTATGGGTGACGTTGGGGCGTTGGCACTGGGGGCTACGCTTGGCACCATCGCAGTTATCACTCGACACGAAATCGTATTTTTTATTATGGGTGGCATCTTTGTACTCGAAACGGTCTCGGTTATTTTGCAAGTGGCATCTTTCAAACTAACCGGTCGACGAATTTTTCGAATGGCACCCATTCACCATCATTTTGAATTAAAAGGCTGGCCTGAACCTCGGGTGATTGTTCGTTTTTGGATTATCACTGTCATGCTGGTTTTGTTTGGTCTAGCAACCTTGAAATTGCGTTAG
- the murG gene encoding undecaprenyldiphospho-muramoylpentapeptide beta-N-acetylglucosaminyltransferase produces the protein MAAEPTILIMAGGTGGHVFPALAVAKVLADRGVAVHWLGTDAGIEARLVPEAGYPLHKLDMTGVRGKNPLFRLLAVAKAGMAVLKSMALIRKLKPFCVLGMGGYASGPGGLAARLLSVPVLIQEQNAVAGTTNRMLAKLATVCMTGYPIELGGAKAKFIGNPVRLDIATLAAPAQRWQAREGGLRVLVLGGSLGAKAINEVVVECWKSLSESQRPALWHQTGKLHEEAVQTAYRDAGVDVKAEAFIADMAGAYAWADVVICRAGALTVAELAAAGVPAVLIPLPNAIDDHQRANAAWFANGGGGEIIDQSEFTVSRLKNYLMSLEGNRNLLLEKAEAARQLAKADAAEVAADECMEFAHGR, from the coding sequence ATGGCCGCTGAACCCACAATATTAATTATGGCAGGCGGTACTGGCGGGCATGTGTTCCCGGCATTGGCCGTTGCTAAAGTCCTGGCTGATCGGGGTGTCGCCGTTCATTGGCTGGGAACAGATGCGGGCATTGAGGCGCGCCTGGTACCCGAGGCCGGATATCCTCTGCACAAGTTAGATATGACGGGTGTGCGAGGTAAGAACCCTTTGTTCCGTTTGTTGGCCGTGGCCAAAGCCGGCATGGCAGTACTGAAGAGCATGGCGCTGATTAGAAAGCTCAAGCCCTTCTGTGTTTTAGGTATGGGGGGCTATGCATCGGGTCCTGGTGGTTTGGCTGCCCGGCTTTTGTCAGTGCCGGTATTAATTCAAGAACAGAATGCCGTGGCCGGTACCACCAACCGTATGCTGGCTAAATTAGCCACGGTTTGCATGACTGGCTACCCCATCGAGTTGGGCGGCGCTAAAGCCAAGTTTATCGGCAACCCGGTGCGGCTTGATATCGCAACCTTGGCTGCTCCGGCACAACGCTGGCAAGCGCGGGAAGGTGGTTTACGAGTATTAGTACTGGGCGGAAGCCTGGGCGCGAAAGCCATAAACGAGGTGGTGGTTGAGTGCTGGAAAAGCTTGTCAGAAAGTCAGCGCCCCGCGCTTTGGCATCAGACCGGCAAGCTTCACGAAGAGGCTGTTCAAACGGCATATCGCGATGCCGGTGTCGATGTCAAAGCTGAGGCATTTATTGCGGATATGGCGGGCGCTTACGCCTGGGCCGATGTGGTGATTTGTCGAGCTGGTGCGCTCACCGTTGCAGAGTTGGCGGCAGCGGGTGTGCCTGCCGTGCTAATTCCGCTGCCCAATGCCATCGACGACCATCAGCGGGCCAATGCCGCTTGGTTTGCCAATGGCGGCGGTGGAGAAATTATTGATCAATCCGAGTTTACGGTGTCTAGATTAAAGAATTATTTAATGTCGCTGGAAGGGAATAGGAATCTGTTGCTGGAAAAAGCTGAGGCAGCTCGTCAGTTAGCCAAAGCCGACGCTGCAGAAGTGGCCGCAGACGAATGTATGGAGTTTGCCCATGGCCGATAA
- the murF gene encoding UDP-N-acetylmuramoyl-tripeptide--D-alanyl-D-alanine ligase → MTPLSLGQIAAITGGQMLGADVTVSGVCTDSRKLKTGDLFVALRGEHFDGNGFVAQAAQQGAVAAIVNEHNDSLPCVMVEDSYQALGLVARENRRRYSGPLLAITGSSGKTSTKEILASILKQCGKVYFTQGNFNNEVGVPLSLLDINSEHQYAVIEMGAAKKDDIRYLCDFAEPNVAILTNAQAAHLQGFKSLQGVAETKGEIFQSLSHDGVAVINADDGYCSLWQKMAAEAKQLLFGLEATNADVWAKDIDLSAPESSRFTLVSPQGEVAIELPLPGKHMIANALAASAAALAVGASLAQVAAGLLAVKSTSGRLNRQSVNGVTIIDDSYNANPGSVKAAIDVLAAYPQRRVLVLGTMAELGDGACQSHVDVAAYAKRQGLDAVFFSGDWAEKMADAFGASAKSFSDRDALTIALEQFIESGDTVLIKGSRSAGMDHVVAALAQTLTGEAR, encoded by the coding sequence ATGACACCGCTGTCCTTGGGTCAAATCGCAGCCATAACTGGCGGCCAAATGCTCGGCGCCGACGTGACGGTAAGCGGGGTTTGTACAGACAGCCGCAAGCTGAAAACCGGCGATCTGTTTGTGGCATTGCGCGGCGAGCATTTTGATGGCAATGGTTTCGTTGCTCAAGCGGCGCAGCAAGGTGCGGTTGCCGCCATCGTTAACGAACATAACGATAGTCTACCGTGTGTGATGGTAGAGGATAGCTACCAAGCACTTGGTCTGGTCGCTCGAGAAAATCGCCGCCGTTACTCAGGACCTTTGCTGGCCATTACCGGAAGCAGTGGTAAAACCAGCACCAAAGAAATCTTGGCCAGTATTCTCAAGCAGTGCGGCAAGGTGTATTTCACTCAAGGTAATTTTAATAACGAGGTGGGCGTACCCTTAAGTTTGCTAGATATTAATAGCGAGCATCAGTACGCCGTTATCGAAATGGGCGCGGCTAAAAAAGATGATATTCGCTATCTATGTGATTTTGCCGAACCCAATGTTGCAATCCTCACCAACGCTCAAGCTGCACATCTTCAAGGCTTTAAAAGTTTGCAGGGTGTGGCCGAAACAAAGGGCGAAATTTTCCAGTCACTAAGCCACGACGGTGTTGCTGTTATCAATGCCGATGATGGCTATTGCTCCCTGTGGCAAAAAATGGCGGCAGAGGCTAAACAGCTGTTGTTTGGTTTGGAAGCGACTAATGCAGATGTTTGGGCAAAAGATATAGATCTTTCGGCCCCGGAATCCAGCCGTTTTACTTTGGTGTCGCCGCAGGGTGAGGTTGCCATTGAGTTGCCGTTACCCGGTAAACATATGATCGCCAATGCCTTGGCGGCATCAGCAGCGGCATTGGCGGTAGGCGCAAGTCTTGCTCAGGTAGCGGCGGGTCTACTTGCTGTTAAGAGCACTAGCGGTCGCTTAAATCGACAGTCGGTGAATGGCGTAACTATTATTGACGACAGCTATAACGCTAATCCAGGTTCGGTAAAGGCAGCAATAGATGTGCTGGCAGCCTACCCACAGCGTCGGGTGTTGGTGCTAGGTACCATGGCGGAGTTGGGCGATGGCGCTTGCCAGTCGCATGTCGATGTTGCTGCATACGCTAAAAGACAGGGTTTAGATGCGGTGTTTTTTAGCGGTGATTGGGCTGAAAAAATGGCCGATGCCTTCGGCGCAAGTGCAAAAAGTTTTTCTGATCGGGACGCTTTAACAATTGCCCTTGAACAATTCATTGAAAGTGGAGATACCGTTTTGATCAAGGGTTCGCGTAGCGCGGGAATGGACCACGTGGTGGCTGCTCTAGCGCAAACACTGACTGGAGAGGCTCGGTAA
- the ftsL gene encoding cell division protein FtsL: protein MSERRARAKAAGGSAGSQRSTELPPAPLGGLLVPVTLFLVLASCIALVQTSHKGRRMFSELQDLRREAMQLEEEWGRLLLEQSTWASPDRVQRLAEKELNMQAPDMREVIMVKGYGKAD, encoded by the coding sequence ATGAGTGAGCGGCGGGCCAGAGCTAAAGCTGCTGGAGGCAGCGCCGGAAGCCAACGTTCTACTGAGTTGCCGCCTGCACCGTTGGGTGGATTATTGGTGCCGGTAACACTGTTTTTGGTGTTGGCATCGTGCATTGCGCTGGTTCAGACCTCTCATAAAGGCCGGCGGATGTTTAGTGAGCTGCAAGATTTGCGTCGGGAGGCGATGCAGTTGGAAGAGGAGTGGGGTCGCTTGTTGTTGGAGCAAAGTACGTGGGCTTCCCCTGATCGTGTACAGCGGTTGGCCGAGAAAGAATTAAATATGCAAGCACCTGATATGCGAGAAGTCATCATGGTTAAGGGATATGGCAAAGCAGATTAA
- the murD gene encoding UDP-N-acetylmuramoyl-L-alanine--D-glutamate ligase produces MALIATDNKRIVVGLGQTGISLARFFARQGLPFAVADSRAAPPGVELFKQEFPDVELVLGAFSQDQFSSAGELVLSPGIPLREPAIAAAKDAGVKISGDISYFAEHAKAPIVAITGSNGKSTVTTLLGEMAVKAGKNVAVGGNLGTPALDLLNDEVELYVLELSSFQLERCDNIGAEVATVLNVSEDHLDHHGSMIAYHQAKHRIFRACKKAVINRDDALSSPLLPDDVQRWEFRLGRSDFRCFGLLDVDGQEYIALAGEAVMPVKDVMIPGRHNLSNALAALALGSAAGLALPPMLEALQRFKGLAHRCEFVAECRGVTFYNDSKGTNVGAAEAAIIGLADKGRVVLIAGGQGKGADFKSLAEVLVKHGRAAVLIGEAADNIAQAIAGRVPSVHCADMAEAVQTAFDMAESGDVVLLSPACASFDMFDGYPHRGQLFFEAVSQLTSEVAND; encoded by the coding sequence GTGGCTTTGATTGCAACGGACAATAAGCGAATCGTAGTCGGTCTGGGACAGACCGGGATATCGCTCGCCCGTTTTTTTGCTCGTCAAGGGCTGCCTTTTGCCGTTGCGGATAGCCGTGCAGCACCTCCAGGGGTTGAGCTGTTTAAACAAGAATTTCCCGATGTTGAATTGGTGTTGGGTGCATTCTCCCAAGATCAATTTAGCTCTGCGGGAGAGTTGGTGTTGAGCCCAGGGATTCCCTTACGTGAACCAGCCATTGCTGCAGCCAAAGACGCGGGCGTAAAAATATCTGGGGACATCAGTTATTTTGCCGAACACGCGAAAGCGCCGATTGTTGCCATTACTGGATCAAACGGAAAAAGCACGGTGACCACCCTGTTGGGTGAAATGGCCGTTAAAGCAGGTAAAAACGTTGCGGTGGGTGGCAACCTAGGGACGCCCGCGCTGGATCTGTTGAATGATGAGGTCGAGCTTTATGTGCTTGAACTGTCGTCCTTCCAGCTGGAGCGCTGTGACAATATTGGTGCTGAAGTCGCGACAGTGTTGAATGTCAGCGAAGATCATCTGGATCATCACGGCAGTATGATTGCTTATCATCAAGCTAAGCACCGAATTTTTAGAGCGTGCAAAAAAGCGGTCATCAATCGTGATGATGCCTTGAGTTCGCCGTTGCTTCCGGATGATGTACAACGCTGGGAATTTAGATTGGGTCGTTCTGATTTTCGATGTTTTGGTCTTTTAGATGTCGACGGTCAAGAGTATATCGCCTTGGCGGGTGAAGCCGTCATGCCCGTTAAAGATGTGATGATTCCAGGGCGCCATAATCTTAGCAATGCATTGGCGGCATTAGCGCTGGGAAGTGCCGCGGGTTTGGCTTTACCACCAATGCTTGAAGCGTTGCAAAGGTTTAAAGGCTTGGCGCATCGCTGTGAATTTGTTGCTGAGTGCCGGGGGGTTACATTTTATAACGACTCGAAAGGCACCAATGTTGGAGCTGCCGAGGCGGCCATTATTGGGCTGGCAGATAAAGGCAGGGTGGTGTTGATTGCCGGAGGCCAAGGCAAAGGCGCCGATTTTAAATCTCTTGCTGAGGTGCTGGTTAAACATGGCAGAGCTGCAGTGCTTATCGGTGAAGCCGCAGATAACATCGCGCAGGCCATTGCGGGTCGAGTCCCTTCTGTACACTGCGCGGATATGGCCGAGGCAGTACAAACAGCCTTTGATATGGCTGAAAGCGGTGATGTGGTGCTGCTATCACCTGCGTGCGCCAGCTTTGATATGTTTGACGGCTATCCCCATCGTGGCCAGTTGTTTTTTGAGGCGGTGAGCCAGCTCACGAGTGAGGTGGCCAATGACTAG
- the rsmH gene encoding 16S rRNA (cytosine(1402)-N(4))-methyltransferase RsmH, with the protein MTEHLTVLKDQAVEALLWEPSGYYVDGTFGRGGHSRAVLAGLGNQGRLLGIDKDPQAILQGVALMEEDPRFAIAQGSFAEFKNLAGASRLGDPDGFSGVLLDLGVSSPQLDQAERGFSFLRDGALDMRMDTSQGQSAAQWLATAKDSEIAAVLKEYGEERFAKRIARAIVEAREETPITTTLQLAKIVTEANPAWEKHKHPATRAFQGIRIHINNELGDLEDLLARVVDSLAVGGRLVVISFHSLEDRLVKRFMRRQAKGDDLPSYLPVTESQRNCRMKLIGKAIKASAEEVAQNPRARSAVMRVAEKIA; encoded by the coding sequence ATGACTGAACACCTAACCGTGCTTAAAGATCAGGCCGTAGAGGCTCTGCTTTGGGAACCTTCCGGGTATTACGTGGATGGAACCTTTGGTCGAGGCGGCCATAGTCGCGCGGTGTTGGCGGGGCTTGGTAATCAGGGGCGGTTGCTGGGGATTGATAAAGATCCGCAGGCTATTTTGCAGGGGGTGGCGTTGATGGAAGAAGACCCACGTTTTGCCATTGCGCAAGGCTCTTTTGCAGAATTTAAAAACTTGGCCGGCGCTTCTAGGCTGGGTGATCCTGACGGTTTTTCGGGCGTGTTGCTGGACTTGGGTGTCTCTTCTCCGCAGTTGGATCAGGCTGAGCGAGGCTTTAGTTTTTTGCGCGACGGCGCCCTCGATATGCGGATGGATACCAGTCAGGGGCAAAGTGCCGCGCAATGGTTGGCTACCGCAAAAGACTCAGAAATTGCCGCAGTGCTGAAGGAATATGGCGAAGAGCGTTTTGCTAAGCGCATCGCAAGGGCCATTGTTGAAGCCCGGGAAGAGACGCCAATTACCACCACGCTGCAATTGGCAAAAATAGTGACAGAAGCGAATCCAGCTTGGGAAAAACATAAGCACCCTGCAACTAGAGCGTTTCAGGGCATTCGCATCCACATCAACAACGAGCTTGGCGATCTGGAGGATTTGTTGGCGCGAGTCGTGGACAGTCTTGCGGTTGGTGGTCGTTTGGTGGTGATCAGTTTTCACTCCCTGGAAGACCGGCTGGTAAAGCGGTTTATGCGACGTCAGGCCAAGGGTGATGACTTGCCATCTTATTTGCCAGTGACGGAGTCTCAGCGCAATTGCCGAATGAAATTGATAGGCAAAGCGATAAAAGCCAGCGCTGAAGAAGTTGCCCAAAATCCTCGCGCTCGCAGCGCGGTAATGCGGGTGGCCGAGAAAATAGCATGA
- a CDS encoding penicillin-binding protein 2, with protein MAKQIKAPISPWRFRLVVAGLSALAAVLVWRALTLQVLDVDRGYRFLQGQGNARTNRTEVIPAHRGMISDRNGEPLAVSTPVASIWANPQELLQAQGQWSVLANSLNMNLADLSSRVKRYGNSQFMYLRRHVAPAEADAILAKKVPGVYVQREYRRFYPAGEVTAHLLGFTNIDDRGQEGLELAYNDWLMGHPGKKRVLKDLYGNIIREIDAGEAARPGKDLKLSIDLRLQYLAYRELKSALNRTGAKAGSVVIMDSETGEVLALVNQPSYNPNNRSQINSSALRNRALTDMFEPGSTMKPLTLVAALESGKYQPDTPINTHPGYIKVGSKLLKDHRNYGVLTVSDVLKKSSQVGTTKIALSLDEHDVWDVFNRFGLGRSTGSGFPGESTGVLPNRASWRAIERATFAFGYGMTVTPLQLAQAYSVFANHGVFQPVSLLKRDESDERKQVISAKIARQVVDMLETVTETGGTATRARVDAYRVAGKTGTSHKAEAGGYAEDRYFSIFAGLAPATNPRVVAIVTIDEPDGDYFGGLVAAPVFSKVVADALRLLNIAPDDIATDGLDGTQSKDSTAKGGAA; from the coding sequence ATGGCAAAGCAGATTAAAGCGCCAATCTCGCCCTGGCGGTTTCGCCTGGTCGTGGCCGGTCTCTCTGCTCTTGCGGCGGTGCTGGTATGGCGCGCCCTGACGTTACAGGTTTTGGATGTAGACCGAGGCTACCGGTTTTTGCAGGGGCAAGGTAATGCCCGTACTAATCGCACAGAAGTTATTCCCGCGCATCGGGGCATGATCTCGGACCGTAACGGCGAGCCTTTGGCGGTGAGCACTCCGGTTGCGTCTATTTGGGCCAATCCGCAAGAATTACTGCAAGCCCAAGGTCAGTGGAGCGTACTGGCAAACTCATTAAATATGAATTTGGCTGACTTAAGCAGTCGAGTGAAGCGCTACGGCAATAGCCAATTTATGTATTTGCGCAGACATGTTGCACCGGCAGAGGCTGACGCTATCTTGGCTAAGAAAGTGCCGGGTGTGTATGTGCAGCGCGAATATCGCCGCTTCTACCCGGCGGGAGAGGTAACGGCACATTTACTTGGTTTTACTAATATTGATGACCGAGGGCAGGAAGGTCTTGAGCTGGCATACAACGACTGGTTAATGGGGCACCCCGGAAAAAAACGGGTATTAAAAGATCTTTACGGCAATATCATCCGAGAGATCGATGCTGGGGAGGCAGCCCGGCCGGGCAAAGACCTTAAGTTGAGCATAGATCTTCGGCTTCAATACTTAGCCTACAGAGAACTGAAATCAGCACTTAATCGAACCGGCGCGAAAGCCGGTTCGGTGGTTATTATGGACAGCGAAACAGGTGAAGTGTTGGCGTTAGTGAACCAGCCTTCTTATAACCCGAATAACCGCAGCCAAATTAATAGCAGTGCACTACGCAACCGTGCTTTAACAGATATGTTTGAGCCCGGTTCGACCATGAAGCCGCTGACGTTGGTTGCGGCATTGGAGAGTGGTAAATATCAGCCTGATACACCAATCAACACCCATCCGGGTTACATCAAAGTAGGCTCAAAACTCCTTAAAGACCATCGTAATTACGGTGTGCTAACGGTTTCTGATGTGCTTAAAAAATCCAGTCAGGTAGGCACGACCAAAATTGCCCTTTCCCTTGATGAGCACGATGTTTGGGATGTGTTTAATCGCTTCGGCTTGGGTCGTTCCACTGGTTCAGGTTTTCCTGGTGAGAGTACCGGCGTGTTGCCTAATCGTGCAAGTTGGCGCGCAATTGAGCGAGCCACCTTTGCATTTGGTTACGGTATGACCGTCACTCCGCTGCAATTAGCGCAGGCTTATTCCGTGTTTGCCAATCACGGCGTTTTTCAGCCGGTTTCTCTGCTTAAGCGCGATGAGTCGGATGAACGCAAACAAGTGATTTCTGCCAAGATCGCTCGGCAGGTTGTCGACATGTTGGAAACGGTCACGGAAACCGGCGGCACTGCGACCAGAGCGCGAGTCGATGCTTATCGTGTTGCGGGCAAAACGGGGACTTCACATAAAGCAGAAGCGGGTGGCTATGCCGAGGATCGCTACTTCTCTATCTTTGCCGGATTAGCGCCTGCCACCAATCCTCGGGTAGTGGCCATCGTCACTATTGATGAGCCCGATGGCGATTACTTTGGTGGTTTAGTGGCCGCCCCGGTGTTTTCTAAAGTGGTGGCGGATGCCTTGCGCTTATTGAATATTGCCCCAGATGATATTGCCACAGATGGCCTGGATGGTACGCAGTCAAAAGATTCTACTGCGAAGGGTGGTGCTGCGTGA
- the ftsW gene encoding putative lipid II flippase FtsW: MTSMVSQTWRELQSVDRVLQLLLVALLFVGFVAMVSASVEHAAGRYGDAFFFAKRYFFHFSIALVVSVVMYLTPIDAWERSSWLWLLIGFVLLALVLVPGVGREVNGSRRWLALGPLTLQASEFVKLFVIFYLAGYLVRRKDEVQQRWSGFIKPMAVLFAVTLLLMLEPDFGATVVTAGTAFVMIFLGGVKLGQFMLVILSCVAGAVAMVIFEPYRMQRLTAFTDPWADQFNSGYQLTQSLIAFGRGEIIGVGLGNSVQKLFYLPEAHTDFVFAIFAEEFGFLGTLLMLGLFVGLIGRILHIGRHAEMAGKHFHAYVAYGIAVMISGQAFINMGVNIGLLPTKGLTLPFISYGGSSLIVCLAMVAIVARIERECRGKYGR; encoded by the coding sequence ATGACTAGTATGGTCTCTCAAACGTGGCGGGAATTGCAAAGCGTTGACCGGGTTCTGCAGCTATTGCTGGTTGCCTTATTGTTTGTGGGTTTTGTGGCGATGGTCTCGGCGTCGGTAGAACATGCTGCGGGTCGTTATGGCGATGCCTTCTTTTTTGCCAAGCGTTACTTTTTTCATTTTTCCATCGCGTTGGTGGTGAGTGTAGTGATGTACCTTACCCCCATTGATGCCTGGGAGCGCAGTAGCTGGCTTTGGCTGCTTATCGGTTTTGTGTTGCTGGCATTGGTACTGGTTCCGGGTGTGGGCCGTGAGGTGAATGGCAGTCGGCGCTGGTTGGCGTTGGGACCGTTGACGCTTCAGGCTTCAGAGTTCGTTAAATTATTTGTCATCTTCTATCTGGCTGGCTATTTGGTGCGCCGAAAAGATGAGGTGCAACAACGTTGGTCGGGCTTTATTAAGCCTATGGCAGTGTTGTTTGCCGTGACGCTGTTATTGATGCTTGAGCCCGACTTTGGCGCTACGGTTGTTACCGCGGGCACCGCGTTTGTCATGATTTTTCTGGGTGGCGTTAAGCTGGGCCAGTTTATGCTCGTTATCCTCAGCTGTGTGGCTGGCGCGGTGGCTATGGTTATTTTTGAACCCTACCGCATGCAGCGCCTCACTGCTTTTACCGACCCTTGGGCCGATCAGTTTAACTCGGGTTATCAGCTTACCCAGTCACTTATTGCTTTTGGCCGCGGTGAAATTATTGGTGTTGGATTGGGTAATAGCGTTCAAAAATTATTTTATTTGCCAGAAGCCCACACCGATTTTGTGTTTGCGATTTTTGCAGAGGAATTTGGTTTTCTCGGCACCTTATTAATGCTGGGTTTGTTTGTGGGTTTGATCGGCCGGATTTTGCACATTGGTCGCCATGCAGAAATGGCTGGTAAGCATTTTCATGCCTATGTTGCTTATGGCATTGCGGTGATGATCAGCGGTCAAGCCTTTATCAATATGGGCGTCAATATCGGTTTGCTGCCAACCAAAGGCCTGACTTTACCGTTTATTAGTTACGGCGGTAGCAGCTTGATCGTGTGTCTGGCGATGGTGGCCATCGTGGCGCGAATTGAACGTGAGTGCAGGGGGAAGTATGGCCGCTGA